A genomic segment from Paralichthys olivaceus isolate ysfri-2021 chromosome 22, ASM2471397v2, whole genome shotgun sequence encodes:
- the serpine1 gene encoding plasminogen activator inhibitor 1, with amino-acid sequence MFCAYIFLLLTLSRVGLGSLQDKQTDFGLKVFFQLSQGFADQNLAFSPYGAASVLSMAQLGAAGNTRKALTTAMGFSLQERGMSRQQRLLHRDLSSEEGVEIASGVMVERKMSLEKGYRRGLTKAFQTHPHQVDFTKPDQAVNIINSWVSDHTAGAISKFLESGSLSEETRLVLLNALHFQGLWKVPFDPTLTQERMFHCANGSTVPVHMMRLTNYYNYGEFVTPDGVDYDVIEVPYEGDSLSMLLVSPFEPEVQLNMLSADLSSQRIQQWRGEMRKVRRQLAMPRFTLNTDVNLKTTLLNMGLGDMFNLASADFTRITTEERLCVSKVLQRVKIEVNERGTKGSAATAAVMFSRMAVEEITLDRPFLFLIQHKHTGAVLFMGQFNQPQ; translated from the exons ATGTTTTGTGCTTACATATTCCTGTTGCTGACCCTGAGCAGAGTAGGGCTGGGCTCTCTACAGGATAAACAGACTGACTTTGGCCTGAAGGTCTTCTTCCAGCTTAGCCAGGGCTTTGCGGACCAGAATCTGGCCTTTTCCCCTTACGGTGCAGCCTCCGTCCTGTCCATGGCACAGCTTGGTGCTGCCGGTAACACCCGCAAGGCCCTGACGACTGCTATGGGTTTTTCTTTGCAAG AGCGAGGGATGTCCCGGCAGCAGCGTCTCTTGCATCGGGATCTTTCTAGTGAGGAAGGGGTGGAGATAGCCAGCGGTGTGATGGTGGAGAGGAAGATGAGTCTGGAGAAGGGATACAGACGGGGCCTGACCAAGGCCTTCCAGACCCACCCTCATCAGGTGGACTTTACTAAGCCGGACCAGGCGGTCAACATCATCAACTCATGGGTGTCAGACCACACAGCAG GTGCCATCTCTAAGTTCTTGGAATCTGGATCTCTGAGTGAAGAGACCCGCCTTGTCCTCCTGAATGCTCTCCACTTCCAGGGCCTCTGGAAAGTTCCCTTTGACCCCACACTGACACAGGAGAGGATGTTCCACTGCGCAAATGGCAGTACTGTCCCCGTGCACATGATGAGGCTCACAAACTACTACAATTACG GCGAATTCGTAACTCCTGATGGGGTGGACTATGATGTCATTGAAGTGCCATATGAGGGTGACTCTCTGAGCATGCTGCTGGTGTCACCCTTTGAACCTGAAGTTCAACTGAACATGCTCAGCGCAGATCTGAGCAGCCAGAGGATTCAGCAGTGGAGGGGAGAAATGAGGAAAGTCAGGAGGCAGCTGGCCATGCCCAG gttTACTCTGAACACAGATGTGAATTTGAAGACTACTCTGCTTAACATGGGTCTGGGAGACATGTTCAACCTGGCTAGTGCTGACTTCACACGCATCACTA cagaggaaaggCTGTGTGTGTCGAAGGTCCTCCAGAGAGTAAAGATCGAGGTGAATGAGCGAGGAACCAAGGGATCTGCAGCAACAG CTGCTGTCATGTTTTCTCGTATGGCGGTGGAGGAGATCACTCTGGACCgacccttcctcttcctcatccagcacaaacacacag GTGCTGTTCTGTTCATGGGTCAGTTCAACCAGCCTCAGTAA